In Microbacterium lushaniae, the following are encoded in one genomic region:
- a CDS encoding SDR family NAD(P)-dependent oxidoreductase: MNNNPDAARFAGKSILITGAASGIGQRLAERFTACGARVAIVDIDGEGARRIADSLPGAIALTADLSQPEATRQVVHDVVDALGGIDVLVNNAATCADSPFEELSDLEWERDLAVDLSAPFRLTQECVPALSQRGGVVLNIVSVNALQYYGNESYSAAKAALISLTRSLAVRLGPRGIRVTAIAPGTIVTPIWDERLALDPGVLDKAQRWYPLGRLGTPDDVANASLFLCSADASWITGTTLVVDGGLTAGNAVMAQEIVPAQ, encoded by the coding sequence ATGAACAACAACCCGGATGCAGCGCGCTTCGCCGGCAAGTCCATCCTGATCACGGGGGCCGCCTCGGGCATCGGGCAGCGGCTCGCTGAACGGTTCACCGCCTGCGGCGCGCGTGTCGCCATCGTCGACATCGACGGCGAGGGGGCACGACGGATCGCGGACAGTCTGCCGGGGGCGATCGCGCTCACCGCCGATCTGTCGCAGCCAGAAGCGACGCGTCAGGTCGTTCACGACGTCGTCGACGCACTCGGCGGCATCGACGTCCTCGTCAACAATGCGGCCACGTGTGCTGATTCCCCGTTCGAGGAGCTGTCTGATCTGGAATGGGAGCGCGATCTGGCCGTCGACCTGTCCGCGCCCTTCCGTCTCACGCAGGAGTGCGTGCCCGCGCTGAGCCAGCGCGGGGGCGTCGTCCTGAACATCGTCAGCGTGAACGCCCTGCAGTACTACGGCAACGAGTCGTACTCTGCAGCCAAGGCCGCCCTCATCTCGCTCACCCGATCGCTGGCCGTCCGACTGGGACCTCGAGGCATCCGTGTGACGGCGATCGCACCGGGCACGATCGTCACGCCCATCTGGGACGAACGCCTGGCCCTGGACCCGGGTGTCCTGGACAAGGCGCAGCGCTGGTACCCGCTGGGTCGTCTGGGGACACCCGACGACGTCGCCAACGCGTCGCTGTTCCTCTGCTCTGCGGACGCGTCGTGGATCACCGGGACGACCCTCGTCGTGGATGGCGGCCTGACGGCGGGCAACGCCGTCATGGCCCAAGAGATCGTCCCAGCCCAATGA